Proteins encoded together in one Lathyrus oleraceus cultivar Zhongwan6 chromosome 5, CAAS_Psat_ZW6_1.0, whole genome shotgun sequence window:
- the LOC127085706 gene encoding dolichyl-diphosphooligosaccharide--protein glycosyltransferase subunit DAD1, with translation MVRSTTKDAQDLIRAVWSAYSATPTNLKIIDHYVVFAVFTALIQVVYMALVGTFPFNSFLSGVLSCVGTAVLAVCLRIQVNKENKEFKDFAPGRAFADFVFCNVVLHLVIMNFLG, from the exons ATGGTGAGGTCTACTACGAAGGATGCACAAGATCTTATCCGCGCTGTTTGGTCTGCTTATTCTGCAACCCCCACAAATCTTAAG ATTATTGATCATTACGTTGTGTTCGCCGTCTTCACTGCCCTCATCCAG GTAGTTTACATGGCTTTGGTGGGAACATTTCCATTTAACTCCTTCCTTTCAGGAGTACTTTCTTGCGTAGGAACTGCAGTTCTGGCTG TTTGTTTGCGGATCCAAGTGAATAAAGAGAACAAGGAATTCAAG GACTTTGCACCCGGGCGCGCTTTCGCGGATTTTGTTTTCTGCAATGTGGTGCTCCATTTGGTGATCATGAACTTCCTTGGTTAA
- the LOC127085703 gene encoding protein EARLY RESPONSIVE TO DEHYDRATION 15, which yields MALVSKRSSALNPNAPLFIPAAFRQVEDFSPQWWELVKSSAWFHDYWLSQNEEEDFEVSDGIDTSNDDIENLLAETFDLGIEEDFNFLENEFEKLVMSDESQAQECPITDDPVEERKPLHGVNKDASALLKILSPNERGPKSPVGSAKHFEKPPQYVNLKCAPQRIHQPR from the exons ATGGCATTGGTATCTAAAAGAAGTTCAGCTCTGAATCCAAATGCTCCTCTATTCATACCTGCTGCATTTCGTCAAGTGGAGGATTTTTCACCTCAATGGTGGGAGCTTGTGAAATCTTCAGCGTGGTTTCATGACTATTGGTTGAGCCAGAACGAGGAGGAAGATTTTGAAGTAAGTGATGGTATTGATACTTCTAATGATGATATAGAAAATCTGTTGGCAGAAACTTTTGATCTTGGCATAGAAGAGGACTTCAATTTTCTAGAGAACGAGTTTGAGAAATTGGTGATGTCCGACGAATCTCAAGCTCAAGAGTGTCCGATTACGGACGATCCCGTTGAGGAAAGAAAGCCTCTTCATG GTGTTAACAAGGACGCTTCGGCTCTTCTCAAGATCTTGTCCCCAAATGAAAGGGGTCCCAAGTCACCTGTTGGATCCGCAAAGCACTTTGAGAAGCCACCACAATATGTTAACCTCAAATGTGCACCTCAAAGAATTCACCAACCTCGTTAG